A region from the Nesterenkonia lacusekhoensis genome encodes:
- a CDS encoding FAD-dependent oxidoreductase, whose translation MSNPQNRPVRVAVVGAGPAGVYASDILAKAQKKNDVEFSIDLFDRYPAPFGLIRYGVAPDHPRIKGIIKALHKVMDRGDIRLLGNVDIGTDLTLEDLRAHYDAVIFSTGAIRDAALNIPGVELEGSYGAADFVSWYDGHPDYPREWPLEAEKVAVIGNGNVALDVARVLSKHPEDLLSTEIPENVYAELQKSPVSDVHIFGRRGPAQVKFTPLELRELSHSRDVDIVLYEEDFEFDEASDEEIRNNNQVKTMVNTLANWLVEQEERTEEASRKFHMHFLHQPVEILEGRDADGNGTGKVAGIRFERMELDGTGNALGTGEYVDYEVQAVYRAIGYFGSEISGIPFDEKKGVIVNEAGRVLDDAGEHIPGTYATGWIKRGPVGLIGHTKGDALETIGCLLEDVHQLPVAENPDEQAVIDLLESRGVEYTTWEGWLKLDEHEVSLGESYGELPDGTVRERVKVVPREEMVRISRES comes from the coding sequence GTGTCCAACCCGCAGAATCGCCCTGTCCGAGTCGCCGTCGTCGGTGCTGGCCCCGCCGGTGTCTACGCCTCGGACATCTTGGCCAAGGCGCAGAAGAAGAACGACGTCGAATTCAGCATCGACCTCTTCGACCGCTACCCCGCGCCCTTCGGGCTGATCCGCTACGGCGTCGCGCCGGATCACCCGCGCATCAAAGGCATCATCAAGGCTCTGCACAAGGTCATGGACCGCGGCGACATCCGCCTGCTGGGCAACGTGGACATCGGCACCGACCTCACGCTGGAGGATCTGCGCGCCCACTACGACGCCGTGATCTTCTCCACCGGCGCCATCAGGGATGCGGCGCTGAACATCCCCGGCGTCGAGCTCGAGGGATCCTACGGTGCCGCCGACTTCGTCTCCTGGTACGACGGCCACCCGGACTACCCGCGCGAGTGGCCCCTGGAGGCGGAGAAGGTCGCGGTCATCGGCAACGGCAACGTGGCCCTGGACGTGGCCCGGGTGCTCTCCAAGCATCCGGAAGACCTGCTGAGCACCGAGATCCCGGAGAACGTCTACGCCGAGCTGCAGAAGTCTCCGGTCTCGGATGTCCACATCTTCGGACGCCGTGGACCGGCTCAGGTGAAGTTCACCCCGCTGGAGCTGCGTGAGCTCTCACACAGCCGCGACGTCGACATCGTCCTCTATGAGGAGGACTTCGAGTTCGATGAGGCCTCCGACGAGGAGATCAGGAACAACAACCAGGTCAAGACCATGGTCAACACCTTGGCGAACTGGTTGGTGGAGCAGGAGGAGCGCACGGAGGAGGCCTCCCGAAAGTTCCACATGCACTTCCTCCACCAGCCGGTGGAGATCCTGGAGGGCCGCGACGCCGACGGCAACGGCACCGGCAAGGTGGCCGGCATCCGCTTCGAGCGCATGGAGCTCGACGGCACCGGCAACGCCTTGGGCACCGGCGAGTACGTGGACTACGAGGTCCAAGCCGTCTACCGGGCCATCGGCTACTTCGGCTCCGAGATCAGCGGGATCCCCTTCGACGAGAAGAAGGGCGTGATCGTCAACGAGGCCGGGCGTGTGCTGGACGACGCCGGCGAGCACATCCCCGGCACCTACGCCACCGGGTGGATCAAGCGTGGGCCCGTGGGACTGATCGGCCACACCAAGGGTGATGCCCTGGAGACCATCGGCTGCCTGCTGGAGGACGTCCACCAGCTGCCGGTGGCGGAGAATCCGGACGAGCAGGCGGTCATCGACCTGCTGGAGTCCCGCGGCGTCGAATACACCACCTGGGAGGGCTGGCTGAAGCTGGACGAGCATGAGGTCAGCCTGGGCGAGTCCTATGGCGAGCTGCCCGACGGCACAGTCCGCGAGCGGGTCAAAGTGGTCCCGCGTGAAGAGATGGTCCGCATCTCCCGCGAGTCCTGA
- the menD gene encoding 2-succinyl-5-enolpyruvyl-6-hydroxy-3-cyclohexene-1-carboxylic-acid synthase codes for MTSSRRPFREFDDSYDAESLRLARRVVRGLTMSMQHLVLAPGSRSAPLAYALREAEELGAITVHIRIDERSAAFTALGLALATGRPTGVVTTSGTAVGNLLPAVMEAELSGAPLAVITADRPEELHGTGANQTTWQQGMFAGRVRDEVHLEQSDILEGHLRLEPASRDDLMAVETQVGLLMRQATASSTTSAPGPVHLNIGFRDPLVPTGISSTQQALQRWARKPFLPAEESERVRTQQRVDDAALDTFRTVFVFGHDAPDEAVDLAQQLGHPILAEPSSGARWSDTGAVQGYRLLLQAPAGSPAAELREQVQRVVVVGRPTLTRPVQQLIRRGDVEAVQYAPRRLPWSDERLPRHRVHEIGPLAEFAGRAPAGWHEAWQEKGIAAQRLIDAALGEQEQLSSVRAAQFVAETVRTPLLLGSSSVIRDVDLAAALTRPTAEPGAAAVPVAAGAEPTRAEPRSADRGSADRGGEDRRIYALRGLSGIDGNLSAAAGVALHRQRRVTALVGDLTFLHDLNALLVPSTEERPHLDIVVINDGGGAIFDQLEHGEVARRRGNEKAVERFFGTPQSAEIEQLVRGFGHEYRRADSVEQLRAAVAGPDDRVGIRVIEVRTDRAPLRDFHAELAARAAEL; via the coding sequence ATGACTTCTTCCCGGCGGCCGTTCCGCGAGTTCGACGACTCCTACGACGCCGAGTCCCTCCGGCTGGCCCGGCGGGTGGTCCGCGGGCTGACCATGTCCATGCAGCACCTCGTGCTGGCTCCCGGCTCTCGGTCCGCGCCGCTGGCCTATGCCCTGCGCGAGGCTGAGGAGCTCGGCGCCATCACCGTGCACATCCGGATCGACGAGCGCTCCGCGGCCTTCACCGCCTTAGGCCTGGCCCTGGCCACCGGCCGCCCCACCGGAGTGGTCACCACCTCCGGGACCGCCGTGGGAAACCTGCTGCCGGCCGTGATGGAGGCTGAGCTCTCCGGGGCCCCGCTGGCCGTGATCACCGCCGACCGTCCGGAGGAGCTGCACGGCACCGGAGCCAACCAGACCACCTGGCAGCAGGGGATGTTCGCCGGACGCGTCCGCGATGAGGTCCACCTGGAGCAGAGCGACATCCTCGAAGGCCACCTGCGCCTGGAGCCCGCCTCCCGCGACGACCTCATGGCCGTGGAGACCCAGGTGGGGCTGCTGATGCGCCAGGCCACCGCCTCCTCCACGACCTCGGCCCCGGGCCCGGTGCACCTGAACATCGGCTTCCGCGACCCGCTGGTGCCCACCGGCATCTCCTCCACCCAACAGGCGCTGCAGCGCTGGGCGCGGAAACCCTTCCTGCCCGCGGAGGAGAGCGAAAGGGTCAGGACCCAGCAGAGGGTCGACGACGCCGCCCTCGACACCTTTCGCACTGTCTTCGTCTTCGGCCACGACGCCCCCGATGAGGCGGTGGACCTGGCCCAGCAGCTGGGCCACCCGATCCTCGCCGAGCCCAGCAGCGGCGCCCGATGGAGCGACACCGGAGCGGTCCAGGGCTACCGGCTGCTGCTGCAGGCGCCGGCCGGGTCGCCCGCCGCAGAGCTGCGCGAGCAGGTGCAGCGGGTGGTCGTCGTCGGGCGCCCCACACTGACCCGGCCGGTGCAGCAGCTGATCCGTCGGGGCGACGTGGAGGCCGTGCAGTATGCCCCGCGCCGGCTGCCCTGGTCCGATGAGCGGCTGCCGCGCCACAGGGTCCATGAGATCGGGCCGTTGGCGGAGTTCGCCGGCCGCGCTCCGGCGGGTTGGCACGAGGCCTGGCAGGAGAAGGGCATCGCCGCCCAGCGGCTGATCGATGCCGCGCTGGGGGAGCAGGAGCAGCTGAGCTCGGTGCGTGCCGCCCAGTTCGTCGCCGAGACCGTGCGGACCCCGCTGCTGCTGGGGTCCTCCTCCGTGATCCGCGACGTCGACCTGGCGGCGGCGCTGACCCGTCCCACCGCTGAGCCCGGTGCTGCTGCCGTGCCCGTTGCTGCCGGTGCTGAACCCACTAGGGCTGAACCCCGCAGTGCTGACCGCGGCAGTGCCGATCGAGGCGGGGAGGACCGGCGGATCTACGCCCTGCGCGGGCTCTCCGGGATCGATGGGAACCTCTCGGCGGCGGCCGGCGTCGCGCTGCACCGGCAGCGGCGGGTGACCGCGCTGGTGGGGGACCTGACGTTCCTCCACGACCTGAATGCGCTTCTGGTGCCCTCCACTGAGGAGCGTCCGCATCTGGACATCGTGGTGATCAACGACGGCGGCGGTGCGATCTTCGACCAGCTCGAACATGGTGAGGTCGCCCGGCGCCGCGGCAACGAGAAAGCCGTGGAGCGGTTCTTCGGGACCCCGCAGTCTGCCGAGATCGAGCAGCTGGTGCGCGGCTTCGGCCACGAGTACCGGCGCGCCGACTCGGTCGAGCAGCTGCGGGCCGCAGTGGCCGGGCCCGATGACCGCGTGGGGATCCGAGTGATCGAGGTCCGCACTGACCGTGCCCCGCTGCGCGACTTCCACGCCGAGCTGGCCGCCCGCGCCGCGGAGCTCTAG
- a CDS encoding polyprenyl synthetase family protein, with translation MTDSSPGTSAEQAVKLPAGFEVLTADEDLAAEVYDALNDVEARLLEALSSPDQTADTSARYLAEAGGKRVRPLLTVLTSMLADGISPDVLQAAVVMEMTHLATLYHDDVMDSAPVRRGAPSAHEVWGNSVAILAGDLILARASQMMSELGEEGTRIQARTFERLVMGQLHETVGVAEGADAKEHYLSVIADKTGSLVASAAWLGAHYGGCSAEVTRMLEEYGEAVGVAFQLADDVIDLTADGEASGKTPGTDLREGVPTLPVLLLREKAAAQGEESAAAQQVLGLVDGDLSSDEALAEAAAAVVAHPVMEEAWRTAQGWAAKAKAAIAPLPESTVKTALNSFADAVVERDG, from the coding sequence ATGACTGATTCTTCCCCCGGGACCTCGGCGGAGCAGGCTGTGAAGCTGCCTGCAGGCTTTGAGGTGCTCACTGCTGACGAAGACCTCGCGGCGGAGGTCTATGACGCGCTCAACGACGTCGAAGCGCGCCTGCTGGAGGCCCTGTCCAGTCCGGATCAGACTGCTGACACCTCGGCCCGGTACCTGGCGGAGGCCGGCGGCAAGCGGGTCCGCCCGCTGCTGACCGTGCTGACCTCCATGCTGGCTGACGGGATCAGCCCCGACGTGCTGCAGGCGGCGGTGGTCATGGAGATGACGCACCTGGCCACGCTGTACCACGACGACGTCATGGATTCGGCCCCGGTGCGCCGCGGTGCGCCCTCCGCCCACGAGGTGTGGGGCAACTCGGTGGCCATCCTCGCCGGAGACCTGATCCTGGCCCGGGCCTCGCAGATGATGTCTGAGCTGGGCGAGGAGGGCACCCGCATCCAGGCGCGGACCTTCGAGCGTCTGGTGATGGGCCAGCTGCATGAGACGGTCGGCGTCGCAGAGGGTGCCGACGCCAAGGAGCACTATCTGAGCGTGATCGCCGATAAGACCGGTTCGCTGGTCGCCTCGGCCGCCTGGCTGGGCGCCCACTACGGCGGATGCTCGGCAGAGGTCACCCGCATGCTGGAGGAGTACGGCGAGGCCGTGGGCGTCGCCTTCCAGCTCGCTGATGACGTCATCGATCTCACCGCCGACGGCGAGGCCTCCGGCAAGACCCCGGGCACGGATCTGCGTGAGGGTGTCCCCACGCTGCCGGTGCTGCTGCTGCGCGAGAAGGCTGCCGCACAGGGGGAGGAGTCCGCGGCGGCGCAGCAGGTGCTGGGCCTGGTGGACGGTGACCTCAGTTCGGATGAAGCGCTGGCCGAGGCTGCGGCCGCCGTCGTCGCTCACCCGGTGATGGAGGAGGCCTGGCGCACTGCCCAGGGCTGGGCGGCGAAGGCGAAGGCCGCCATCGCGCCGCTGCCGGAGTCCACGGTGAAGACCGCGCTGAACTCCTTCGCCGACGCCGTCGTCGAACGCGACGGCTGA
- a CDS encoding phosphatase PAP2 family protein, translating into MSEAPASALRRPAQRTHLWVIAVGACALLVLVIFEFFVRSHTGQRIEHAMFHAAEHQRAAFEDGGIAPNWLLNLSIAVPALFFVIITLVRQRFIAAGIAVVTFVAANITTQLLKSTFLDRPDLSSENGVPWLMNSMPSGHTTLAAGAAVAVFLVSGPRQRPLLGFLVAFFATAVGAFTFIETWHRPSDIISAYLVVGAWGLIGGWLIMRAEERWNTVTVENDTSPGGAAGLAWFLGVILTGASALCFLFAGGPDGVAAVTDERQATSTWHWVAGILLSVGPGFLIAGAGINFFDSETGRRMRGHPLPAPQTLKYPVPPQFSHLYEV; encoded by the coding sequence ATGTCCGAAGCACCAGCCTCAGCCCTTCGCCGTCCGGCTCAGCGCACTCACCTCTGGGTGATCGCTGTGGGAGCCTGTGCCCTGCTGGTGCTGGTCATCTTCGAGTTCTTCGTCCGCTCCCACACGGGACAGCGGATCGAGCATGCGATGTTCCACGCGGCCGAACACCAGCGGGCCGCCTTCGAAGACGGCGGGATCGCCCCGAACTGGCTGCTGAATCTGAGCATCGCCGTCCCGGCGCTGTTCTTCGTGATCATCACTCTGGTGCGGCAGCGGTTCATCGCCGCGGGCATCGCAGTGGTGACGTTCGTCGCCGCGAACATCACCACTCAGCTGCTCAAGAGCACCTTCCTGGACCGGCCGGACCTCTCCTCGGAGAACGGGGTGCCCTGGCTGATGAACTCCATGCCCTCGGGGCACACCACTCTGGCCGCCGGTGCGGCCGTGGCGGTCTTCCTGGTCAGCGGCCCGCGCCAGCGGCCCCTGCTGGGCTTTCTGGTGGCGTTCTTCGCCACAGCGGTGGGCGCGTTCACCTTCATCGAGACCTGGCACCGGCCCTCGGACATCATCTCCGCCTACCTGGTGGTCGGCGCATGGGGGCTGATCGGCGGCTGGCTGATCATGCGGGCCGAGGAACGGTGGAACACGGTGACCGTGGAGAACGACACCTCCCCCGGCGGCGCGGCCGGACTGGCCTGGTTCCTGGGCGTGATCCTGACCGGCGCCTCAGCCCTGTGCTTCCTCTTCGCCGGCGGACCCGACGGCGTCGCAGCCGTCACCGACGAGCGTCAGGCCACCAGCACCTGGCACTGGGTGGCCGGGATCCTGCTCTCCGTGGGCCCGGGATTCCTGATCGCCGGGGCGGGCATCAACTTCTTCGACTCAGAGACCGGCCGGCGCATGCGCGGACATCCACTGCCGGCGCCGCAGACGCTGAAATACCCGGTGCCCCCGCAGTTCTCCCACCTCTACGAGGTCTGA
- a CDS encoding HIT family protein, with amino-acid sequence MTLPARLWQSHAPEGYVCPFCGLAAGDVSDPGNRCELSDVVHQDDELLVFMACDGFGPHEGHAMIVPVQHYEALYDLSDHLLGRIGAMSRDVALAMKLAWNPEGTSVRQHNEPSGNQHVWHYHLHIFPRYRDDMLYRQIRHPVDAEVRAQKAEELSAALKQVLSGR; translated from the coding sequence GTGACCCTTCCCGCTCGGCTCTGGCAGTCCCATGCCCCCGAGGGGTACGTCTGTCCCTTCTGCGGGCTGGCCGCCGGAGACGTCTCCGATCCGGGAAACCGCTGCGAGCTCAGCGATGTGGTGCACCAGGACGACGAGCTGCTGGTCTTCATGGCCTGCGACGGATTCGGCCCCCATGAGGGCCATGCCATGATCGTCCCGGTCCAGCACTATGAGGCGCTCTATGACCTCAGTGACCACCTGCTGGGCAGGATCGGGGCCATGTCCCGCGACGTCGCCCTGGCGATGAAGCTGGCCTGGAACCCGGAAGGCACCTCTGTGCGGCAGCACAACGAACCCTCCGGCAACCAGCACGTCTGGCACTACCACCTGCACATCTTCCCCCGGTACCGCGACGATATGCTCTACCGGCAGATCCGCCACCCGGTGGACGCGGAGGTCCGCGCGCAGAAGGCCGAAGAGCTCAGCGCGGCGCTGAAGCAGGTACTGTCAGGACGCTGA
- a CDS encoding M48 family metalloprotease, producing the protein MHHHHGRLRTAGLLAFLFALLLAVGAVVAYSSGTPAFLFIFAGIGLVSVAYSYWNSDKIALRAMKARPVSKEQAPQLYRMVEELAHRAQQPVPRIYIAPSPTPNAFATGRNPDNGVVCFTEGILNLLTERELRGVTGHELMHVYNRDILISSVAAAVAGFLTTIAQFFLLFGGGRGNQQGGNPLMLIGSILAVFLMPVAASLIQMAISRTREFDADADGAQLSGDPLALASALDKLDRGISRYPMKEDPKHDAHAHMMIANPFGPRAKQMFSTHPPMDQRIARLEEMAGYRGDAER; encoded by the coding sequence ATGCATCACCACCACGGACGACTGCGCACCGCGGGGCTCCTGGCCTTCCTCTTCGCCCTGCTGCTGGCAGTCGGAGCAGTGGTCGCCTACAGCTCCGGAACCCCTGCGTTCCTGTTCATCTTCGCCGGCATCGGACTGGTCTCCGTCGCCTACTCCTACTGGAACTCGGACAAGATCGCTCTGCGGGCCATGAAGGCCCGACCGGTCTCCAAGGAGCAGGCACCACAGCTGTACCGGATGGTCGAGGAGCTGGCTCACCGAGCTCAGCAGCCGGTGCCGCGCATCTACATCGCCCCCTCCCCCACACCGAACGCCTTCGCCACCGGGCGCAACCCGGACAACGGCGTCGTCTGCTTCACCGAGGGCATCCTGAACCTGCTGACCGAACGCGAGCTGCGCGGAGTCACCGGGCACGAACTGATGCACGTCTACAACCGAGACATCCTCATCTCGTCGGTGGCGGCCGCTGTCGCCGGCTTCCTGACCACCATTGCTCAGTTCTTCCTGCTCTTCGGCGGCGGGCGCGGCAACCAGCAGGGCGGCAACCCGCTGATGCTCATCGGCTCGATCCTGGCGGTGTTCCTGATGCCGGTGGCGGCCAGCCTGATCCAGATGGCCATCAGCCGGACCCGTGAGTTCGACGCCGACGCCGACGGCGCCCAGCTCAGCGGCGATCCGCTCGCACTGGCCTCCGCGCTGGACAAGCTCGACCGCGGCATCTCGCGGTACCCCATGAAGGAGGACCCCAAGCATGACGCGCATGCGCACATGATGATCGCCAACCCGTTCGGGCCGCGTGCCAAGCAGATGTTCTCCACCCACCCGCCGATGGACCAGCGCATCGCACGCCTGGAGGAGATGGCAGGCTACCGGGGCGACGCCGAACGCTGA
- a CDS encoding isochorismate synthase, translated as MAVDHIHGGLVELLEAAQPSGAWIRHGQGLLGLGVAAETAAAGADRFATLARWWDGFTWEGPDLEGLPAGVGPTAFASITYSSDSSSASRLILPELIIAVTEQGTWLTGVVPADEEREVPLQQLLRRHGLQLQDGVVVPVPGAAPTAVPSAQLRAGTHPEHHYRNAVEAGVTAIAERRLEKLVLARDAVAAADSPIPPGPLLARLARDYSDCWTYRAGDVLGATPEMLVQVRGEELFARVLAGTVDRSVGEQGAREQLVENPKQRNEHTLAVESLLEQLAPVSAQLQAQSPPAVLELPNVYHLSTDVTGRLSCAEAGAEPISPLLVAERAHPTAAICGTPTATAAGLIGTLEEIDRGPFSGPVGWVDARGNADVGIALRGGVLEDGDRQLRLYAGCGIVAGSEPASELAETWAKMRPMLGALGLTR; from the coding sequence GTGGCAGTGGATCACATCCACGGTGGACTCGTGGAGCTCCTCGAGGCGGCACAGCCCAGCGGCGCGTGGATCCGCCACGGGCAGGGACTGCTGGGACTCGGTGTGGCCGCCGAGACTGCCGCTGCCGGGGCAGACCGCTTCGCCACGCTGGCCCGCTGGTGGGACGGCTTCACCTGGGAGGGCCCCGACCTGGAAGGCCTGCCAGCAGGCGTCGGCCCGACCGCATTCGCCTCCATCACCTACTCCTCAGACTCCTCCTCCGCCTCCCGCCTGATCCTTCCCGAGCTGATCATCGCGGTGACCGAGCAGGGAACCTGGCTGACCGGCGTCGTCCCTGCCGACGAGGAGCGTGAGGTTCCCCTCCAGCAGCTGCTGCGGCGGCACGGACTGCAGCTGCAGGACGGTGTGGTCGTTCCGGTCCCCGGCGCCGCACCGACGGCCGTCCCCTCGGCCCAGCTGCGCGCGGGCACGCACCCCGAGCACCACTACCGCAACGCAGTGGAGGCCGGGGTGACAGCGATCGCCGAGCGCCGCCTGGAGAAGCTGGTGCTGGCCCGCGACGCCGTCGCCGCAGCCGATTCGCCGATTCCTCCCGGTCCTCTGCTGGCTCGACTGGCCCGGGACTACTCGGACTGCTGGACCTACCGCGCCGGCGATGTCCTCGGCGCCACCCCGGAGATGCTGGTCCAGGTCCGCGGCGAGGAGCTCTTCGCCCGCGTGCTCGCCGGCACAGTGGACCGCTCCGTGGGTGAGCAGGGCGCCCGCGAACAGCTTGTGGAGAACCCGAAGCAGCGCAACGAACACACCCTCGCCGTGGAGTCCCTGCTGGAGCAGCTCGCTCCGGTCAGTGCCCAGCTGCAGGCCCAGAGCCCGCCCGCCGTGCTCGAGCTGCCGAACGTCTACCACCTCTCCACCGATGTGACCGGCCGCCTCAGCTGCGCAGAGGCCGGCGCCGAGCCGATCTCGCCGCTGCTGGTGGCCGAGCGCGCCCATCCGACGGCGGCGATCTGCGGAACCCCGACGGCGACGGCGGCCGGGCTGATCGGCACGCTGGAGGAGATCGACCGCGGCCCCTTCTCCGGGCCGGTGGGCTGGGTGGATGCCCGGGGCAACGCCGATGTCGGGATCGCCCTGCGCGGCGGGGTCCTGGAGGACGGGGACCGTCAGCTGCGGCTCTACGCCGGCTGCGGAATCGTGGCAGGCTCGGAACCCGCCTCCGAGCTCGCCGAGACCTGGGCGAAGATGCGCCCTATGCTCGGCGCCCTCGGCCTGACGCGCTGA
- a CDS encoding o-succinylbenzoate synthase produces the protein MWQQADLDDVISSAWAVGLPMRTRFRGVTLREAVLFEGPAGWGEFAPFPEYGSQEAAAWLEAGLEAAWTGLGQPLRREIPVNATMPAVGPEQVEQVLRRFGDPETIPAVKVKVAEPGVDSADESLAQDVARVREVRRLVPQAGLRVDANGGWTQPQALRALDALAEAAGERFEYAEQPVAGVEPLAQLREELDRHGVTVAGQPLRIAADEAVRKAEDPLRVARLGAADLIVVKVPPLGGVARALRIVEESGLDAVVSSALDTSVGLAAGLALATRLPELPYACGLGTAALLAEDVVDQPLIPAGGVLPVPGVGAGEGAARQVAGKIAAPSPSSARLKDHRLPAEREAWWKDRIREAHHALSSEDRWGPARI, from the coding sequence ATGTGGCAACAGGCTGATCTGGACGATGTCATCTCCTCGGCATGGGCTGTGGGTCTGCCGATGCGGACCCGTTTCCGTGGGGTGACCCTGCGGGAGGCGGTGCTGTTCGAAGGCCCTGCCGGATGGGGCGAGTTCGCCCCGTTCCCCGAATACGGGTCCCAGGAGGCCGCCGCCTGGCTGGAGGCCGGACTCGAGGCGGCCTGGACCGGACTGGGACAGCCGTTGCGCCGCGAGATCCCCGTCAACGCCACCATGCCTGCCGTGGGCCCCGAGCAGGTGGAGCAGGTGCTGCGCCGCTTCGGGGACCCGGAGACCATCCCAGCGGTGAAAGTCAAAGTGGCCGAGCCCGGCGTCGACTCCGCCGATGAGTCACTGGCCCAGGACGTCGCCCGTGTGCGCGAGGTGCGCCGTCTGGTTCCTCAGGCCGGACTGCGTGTGGACGCCAACGGCGGATGGACCCAGCCGCAGGCTCTGCGAGCCCTGGACGCGCTCGCGGAGGCGGCCGGGGAGAGGTTCGAATACGCCGAACAGCCCGTGGCCGGCGTCGAACCTCTGGCGCAGCTGCGAGAGGAGTTGGACCGGCACGGTGTGACGGTCGCCGGTCAACCCCTGCGGATCGCCGCCGATGAGGCCGTGCGCAAGGCAGAGGACCCGCTGCGTGTGGCGCGGCTGGGCGCCGCGGATCTGATCGTGGTGAAGGTCCCGCCGCTGGGCGGAGTCGCCCGGGCGCTGCGGATCGTGGAGGAGTCCGGGCTGGACGCTGTGGTCTCCTCAGCGCTGGACACCTCGGTGGGGCTGGCTGCCGGGCTGGCGCTCGCGACCCGGCTGCCTGAGCTGCCCTATGCCTGCGGGTTGGGCACAGCGGCGCTGCTGGCCGAGGACGTGGTGGACCAGCCGCTGATCCCCGCGGGGGGCGTGCTTCCGGTCCCCGGAGTCGGCGCTGGCGAGGGTGCCGCCCGGCAGGTGGCCGGGAAGATCGCCGCGCCGTCGCCGTCGTCGGCCCGGCTGAAGGACCACCGGCTGCCCGCCGAGCGGGAGGCCTGGTGGAAGGACCGCATCCGTGAAGCCCATCATGCTCTGAGCTCAGAGGACCGGTGGGGCCCTGCACGGATCTAG
- a CDS encoding demethylmenaquinone methyltransferase: protein MNRASLAKKPSDVASMFDEVAARYDLTNDVLSFGQTKRWRKKLVQALAVQPGERVLDLAAGTGSSTEPFHDGGAEAIACDFSQGMLQVGKRRRPDMTFVAGDATTLPFADDTFDAVTISFGLRNIVEPDLGLREMLRVTRPGGRLAVMEFSDPTNPVFNTVYNEYLMKALPPVARAVSSNPEAYVYLAESIRAWPDQDHLGAIIGDAGWSDVRYRNLTGGIVAIHHAVKPAESR from the coding sequence GTGAATCGCGCCAGTCTTGCCAAGAAGCCTTCGGACGTCGCCTCCATGTTCGATGAGGTGGCCGCACGGTATGACCTCACCAACGATGTGCTCTCCTTCGGCCAGACCAAGCGGTGGCGCAAGAAGCTGGTCCAGGCGCTGGCGGTCCAGCCCGGCGAGCGGGTCCTGGACCTGGCGGCCGGCACCGGCAGCTCCACTGAGCCGTTCCACGACGGCGGCGCGGAGGCGATCGCCTGTGACTTCTCGCAGGGCATGCTGCAGGTGGGCAAACGGCGTCGTCCTGATATGACCTTCGTGGCGGGGGACGCGACCACGCTTCCCTTCGCCGATGACACCTTCGATGCGGTCACGATCTCCTTCGGGCTGCGGAACATCGTGGAGCCTGACCTCGGCCTGCGCGAGATGCTGCGGGTCACCAGGCCCGGCGGCCGGCTGGCGGTCATGGAGTTCTCCGACCCCACGAACCCGGTGTTCAACACCGTCTACAACGAGTACCTGATGAAGGCGCTGCCGCCGGTGGCCCGCGCGGTCTCCTCCAACCCGGAGGCCTATGTGTATCTGGCCGAATCCATCCGCGCCTGGCCGGATCAGGATCACCTGGGTGCGATCATCGGCGACGCCGGCTGGTCCGATGTGCGGTACCGGAACCTGACCGGCGGGATCGTAGCCATTCATCACGCCGTGAAGCCGGCGGAATCTCGGTAG